AGTAGTGGTCGTGTCGCCTGCGTGATCAGGGTAGATCGCTTCATACCGCCTCCACCAACGCCTCAAAGCCGACCCCACCGATCAGCTCGGCCAATCGTCCTGACGACAACAGTGCCCGTGGCATCGGCGGACCGATCCGTCCGGCAAAGCACACGATGACCTCATCGCTATACTCCATAATCTCGTCCAGATCGGGCGACGCAAAGACCACACAGCACCCGGCGTCGCGCCGAGCCTGCAAGCGTCCCCAGATCGCCCGCGCCGAAGCGACATCCAGGCCACGGGTGGGTTGCTCGGCAAGAATACCCCGGGCATTCGGCGGCACTAACGCCAGCATAGCCCGCTGCTGATTACCACCGGAAAGCGCCGCAATTGGCGTGATCGGGGTAGCCTTGATCTGATAATCGGCAATCGCCTGCCGGGCCAGCTCTTCAGCCGAGCGACGATCTACAATCATCCCGTTTCGTTGCAGCAAAGCAAAATGATCGGTGAGCGAAAATGCACCAATCATCCCATCGTGCAACCGATCCGCCGGCAAATATTCAATCCCGGCCTGACGAAACGCAAGCGAACCGGCGCCGGTCAGATCCCGCCCGTTAACCAAAACTTGCCCACGTTCTGGCGTGATCTGACCCGCCAGCAAACGCAGCAACACCTGCTGACCACTGCCATCAAGACCGGCCAGCCCGATGATACGCCCGGCGGCGAAGGTGTGATTAAGATCGTGGATCTGAAGCGAGCCACTACGCACCGTTACCTGCCGCAACTCCCACACCGGTGGGGCGGTGATGGCCGGTAGCGGACGATAGACTGCTGACGAAGCACCGGCATCGCCAAACATCAGCGCCAGGAGATACTCCTGGGGTTGTGGCATCGGCAACTGGCCGGGTGGCACCACCTCACCATTCCGCAACACAGTGACCGTATCGCACAGTTCAGCCACTTCCTCCAGCTTATGCGAGACAAACAGAATAGTACGGCCTTCAGCGGCAATCTGGCGTAACGCCGCGAACAAGGCCCGTGTCTGCGCTGCGGTAATGCCGGTAGTTGGCTCATCGAGAATCAACACCTGTGCGCCACACAACAACAGGCGCATAATTTCAATCTGTTGCCGCTGCCCAATCGTCAACTGATCGAGGCGGGCTGCCGGATCAACCGCAAAACCCAATCGTTCAGCGAGTTCCAGCAATGCCGTCTGGGCGGCCCGCCGCGACGAGAAGACCCCTCGTGGCGCAGCGCAAAGCAGATTCTCTAATACGGAAAAGGCCGGCACATCTAACGGCTCCTGATGCACCATCCCCACCCCGGCCTTCAGAGCGTCAGCCGGCCCGCACAACCGGCTGGGCACACCGTCAAACAGTATCTGCCCCTCGTCCGGTTGCATATAGCCAGACAACAGCTTCATCAGCGTGCTCTTACCGGCACCATTTTCGCCCAGCACACCGTGTATCTGGCCGGCGGCAAACGAAATGGTAAGCCGATTGTTGGCCAACACCGACCCAAATCGTTTTGTGAGATGTTCAACCGTTATCCGCATGCGCTTACCGGTTTGTGCTTATCAGAACCAATCTTCCCCATCAAGAACAGATCACGCCACCAGACAATGACACATTCAGATTTTCCCGGGCAGTGCAGACACACCTTGCAGGGTATCGCCACCCTGAACCAGCATCCACCAGCGGGAACCATCCCCCGTCGTTCCCGCCCCCAGCGGGGGCGGGGTAAGGTGGGGGCGTGGCGCATACCACCCTGAACTAGCATCCACCAGCGAGAGCCATCCTCCCCCCATCGTTCCCGCCCCCAGCGGGGGCGTGGCGCATACCACCCTGACCCAGCACCCGCCAGCGGAAGCCTTCCTCACCCCCACTATTCCCGCCCCCAGCGAGGGCGGGGTAGGGTGGGGGCGAATTGCCTGCCACCCTGACCCAGCACCCGCCAGCGGAAACCATCCTCCCCCGCTATTCCCGCCCCCAGCGGGGGCGGGGTAGGGTGGGGGCGAATTGCCTGCCACCCTGACCCAGCACCCGCCAGCGGAAACCATCCTCCCCCGCTATTCCCGCCCCCAGCGGGGGCGGGGTAGGGTGGGGGCGTGGCGCATACCACCCCGACCCGGCATCCACCAGCGGAAGCCTTCCCCACCCTCGTTCCCGCCCCCGCTGGGGGCGGGAACGAGGGTGGGGGCGTCGTGTCAGTCAAGATTAAGCAATCTTCAATCTTGCAGAGACGCTTCACTCCGCTAACAAATAGAGACGGGCAAGATGCCCGTCTCTACCACGTGGTTATTACGGCGCACTCTGACCTTCGATACCGGCCAGCAACTGCGAGGTATACCAGATCGTCTTATCGTCGGCGACCTGACCTTCCGGCACAAAGACACTTCCATCCTGATAGTACAGTGGGCCGGTGAAGAGATTCAGGCTACCATCGGCCAGCTTTGCAATGAACTCATCAAGCTTCGCGGCATTCTCAGCACTCAGCGCCGGCCCCTTCACAAAACCGATCATGCTCGTGTCAGGATCGTTCAAGTTGCTCCAGTTCGGCCCAACCCACTCCCAGGCCGGCTCCCACTGACCGGCGCGGGCCAGCTCAACCAGACGCTTGTAATCGGGACCCCAATTGAAGTACGGCACACCCAGACAGACCGCCTCACCCTGGGCGCAGGCACCTTTGAAATCGTAGGGCACCGCAAAGACCCGCTTCCCGGCCTGCGTTGCCTTATTGGCTTCGACAATTGCCTCAGTGGTATCGATCCCTGACAGAATAACGTCGTAGCCCTCGTTAATAAAATCGTTAGCAACCTTGGTTGGATCAAGCGTCACACCGGGAATGTTGAACCAGAAACCGATCCATGTCACCTTAAAGGCCAGATCATCTGCTGAACGACCGCGATAGTTTTCCCAGCAATAACGTGCACCGAGATAGGTTGAATTCACCAACCGGCGAGTCTCGGGGTCGATCAGCGGGCCAAGGTAAGCCAGCCGCCCGGCTTCAGTCGTCAGCGCCGCCGCACAGCCGGCAATCATCTTCCCGTATTCCATACGACCCATCAGGTTTCGCACATTGGCCGGCGCTTCACCGGTCAGCACCTTGTCACCGGACGCATGAATAAACGCCACCTCAGGATGGGCAGCAGCAGCAACATTAGTGCCATCGGCGAATTCCGCCGAGTTGGTGATGATCAGGCGTGCCCCCTGACCGATCAACTCTTCGATAGCCTGCTCAACCTTGACATTCGGTCGATCTGCCGGATTGACCTTATCAATGTAGATAAACTTCACGCCCGGCAGCTTCTCAACCACATACTGGGCGGCCTCGTAATGGGCCTGATTCCAGCCACCATCGTTAATTGGCCCGACCAGCACCATCCCAAAAGTGAACTCCTCGCCGGCGGCTGACGTTGGTTCAGCGGGGCCAGCCGTTGGTTGAGCAGCCGGTTGCGTTCCACAGGCAGCTACCAGCAGACTGAACAGGACAAGCACCAACAACGGCCAGTGAACAACGCGGACTCTCATCGGTCGACTCCTTGTGAGCATCTGCAAATCCGAACACGAACAACGAAGCGGCGCAACCGATGAGCAAGTCATTGCCATCGCTGCGCCGAGACGGTTTTGCGCAGATTTACACCTCTGACGGGGAGGGTTCCCTGCCGGCCGCTTCGCCGATCAGGGCGCTATCGCGGAGCGCCCGATTACGGAGCCGAGTATAGCCGAGAGAGGCTAGACTGTCAATTGACAGTGTGATATACTGTGACTCCATCGAGAAAATGTTACCAGGCCAGTCGAGGGTAATACTCCCCCCCTATTCACATAGACTCGATGTATCTATTCGGATGGATTCTATGTGAACCACTCTATCTGAGTTAATGAAAGGACCGCTTATGTACAGAGTTACGCTTGTTCTGGCGGTCTTCCTCGTGAGCACCATCATATCTCCGGCATCTCCAGGTGCAGCATCAGGTTCTGACCCAATCTGCTTCACCGATCATGAGGAATGTGTCGATCCACGTTTTGCCGATTTCTGGCGGAGTAACGATGCTCATGCAATCACCGGCGCAAAAGGTAACGCTTTACGAATCTTTGGTTATCCGCTTGGGCCGGCCCGGATCGAGTCGGTGAATGGTGAGGCTGTTTTAGCACAACCGTTTGCGAACGTCATCATGCAGCAACCGCTCGGCAACACGGATCCAGCACAGATTTCTCTCCAGAAGATTGGATTGGAACGCCTCCTTCAACTCAAACAGGAACCCTCTCTGCCCCAATCTCCGCCAGAAACTCAACGGGCAGGTTGTCGTTTCTTCAAGGAGACCGGATTTAACGTCTGTGATGAATTTAAGAATTTTTGGGAGAGCAATGGTCTGAACCTGGACGACAAGCGTGGCTACACTGACAGTGAACGGATTGCCCTCTTCGGGCTTCCAATTAGCAGCCAGAGACGTGAAACAGCGGCAAATGGTAGACAATACCCTACTCAGTGGTTCGAGCGCGCCCGATTACAGTACGACTCGGTTGCTGAAGAAATGATCATCACTCCATTAGGTCGCGATGTTGTGGATAATCGACCCGGTGTTCCACCTCTACCACGTAACAAGGGCGTCCAGGTGAACGCAACAACCGTTACCGCCGGAGGCATCCTCTCCGCACGTGGCAATGGCTACACGAATGATCGGTCGGTAACCATTACCGTGTTCCGTGCTGATGGCACCAGCTTTGCGGCAGGCACAGAGGTTACACCCGACACGAACGGCGTTACGGAACGGTACTGCCTGGAAGTACCCGCCAATGCGCTACCCGGCATCTGGGCCATTGCTTTCAACGGTGTTCAAACCGGGCATCAGACGATAGGTTTCTTCCGGGTAGTTACAACCGGCACCCCCAATACGACATGCCCTGATCTGATCGCACCGTTGCCCGGTAGTCGGTAGTGACAAATGACGAATGTGACAACGATGACCTGCCGGGAGCCAGCAGGGATACACGGCGGTGCCCCCTACCAGTGCGATTCATTACATGGCGATGTGAAGGAGTAAATACACCGTCCGTAGGGGCGGGTTCAGAACCCGCCCCTACGGAATCCACGCATATGCAATGAAGGCCTTGCCGAATTATTGCCGCACCCAAAACCGCCAAACCTCTCACATCCAATCTGGCAGCGTAGAAGTTATCTCATTCATTACTGACAGAGTCCATGATCGTGACGAGTACACATAGCATTTCCATGGCCAGCAGGGTAAACGGCGTGACACGCGCCTGATCGTGAGCACGGCAGGTGTGGCAGCGTGGCTACCGCACTGTTGAACATGCAATGCAACCAATTCAGCACGTGATCGCGCCAGAGATGGTCGTCAGCCACCCTCACTTCCACACCCTATGCATTACCCACATGTCGCGCTGCGTTAGGCCGGGTTGCAAGCGCTCTCTGTGGCTTCCCGTGGCATGGGCTTCCAGCCCACGTGCAGGCATCATCTCCACCGCCGGCAGGGGCTGGCTGTAGCCATTGGTGTACAGACACGAACCTGGTGCAACGACACCTTTACGCACAGATATCGCATGCATGCCCGACCGACTCGATGATCGAAACGATCCATCCAGCTTCTCCGTGACCAGGATGGGGAACGGTATGCCACGCGCCGGATCGTGAGCACGGCTGGCGCGGCAGCATGGCTGCCGCACCCCAAACGCTGCGACACGTGCATGACGAGCGGGTACGGCAATCCATCCAGCACGTGCGGGCACGGCTGGAGCGGCGCACTGCCACCGGGCCAGTCGCCCACAACAGCACCCCTAGCGATCATACCCGCTGATACGCACGTGGTTGACACCAGGTATGGGTAATGCATTGCTTCCATACCGGCGTGCTGGAAGCACGATATACTGTCGTTGGCGATTGGCAAGCGTTCATGAGACTGTGCGATGATCTGGTAGCACAACAACACAGCTTCTTATGAAATAAGTTCCAGAAGTCATGACATACCAGCCAACAATCGCACTAATACTGCACCTGAAAGATGCACTGCTGGCCGCCAGTAGGGGCGACGCATGCGTCGCCCTTACGCCACACCGACGACAACTAACCGCCTCGCCAATACCACACCTGAACAATGCACATCGTTAAGCAAGATTTGGCTCACACCCACCCCGCTCCTACAGCTCTTCTCTCCCCTCTCACCTCACGCCTCTCACCTCTCTCCTACCTACCCTATTTCCTACTTCCTATTTCCTATCTCCTATTTCCTCTCTCCTCTCTCCTCCCCCCTCCTACCCGCCAAATTGATTGCATCCACAACAATATGCTACAATACCGCTCAGTTTCGATAACGGCCCAACTGCTTGATGGCGGATGTAGAATGAACATGACAACAACTAACGGCTCTCCAGTTCAGGTGCGAGGATTTGGACTGCAACGGGCAAGCGGCATTCTCCTTCATCCCTCATCCCTACCCGGCCCATGGGGAATCGGTGATCTTGGCCCGATGGCGTATCGATTCGTCGATTTTTTGGTTGCGGCGGGGCAATCACTCTGGCAGGTGCTCCCGCTTGGCCCTACCGGCTACGGTGACTCGCCCTACCAGTGCTTTTCGGCCTTTGCCGGCAATCCATTGTTGATCAGTCTGGATGACATCATCGAACAGGGATTGCTCACGATTGAGGAAGCACGGGCCACACTGTCCAGATTACCCGCCGACCGGGTTGATTACGGGGCACTCATTCCAGCCAAACAATCCCTGCTGCGTCGTAGCTTCGAGCGATTCCAGAGCGGTCACGGTGCGCACTTGCGCCCAGACTATCAGCGGTTCTGCGAAGCCAACGCGGAGTGGCTAACCGATTATGCTCAATTTATGGCCATCAAGGAATCGCAAGGGGGCGTAAGCTGGCACGACTGGCGTCCCGATTTGCGTGATCGTAAACCGGCCGCCCTTGGGCAAGCCAGGCATGAACTGGCGACGACGATTGCCTACCATCAATATCTGCAATTTCTCTTCTTCCGCCAGTGGCAATCGCTCAAAGCCTATGCCAATCAGCAGGGTGTGCTGATCATCGGCGATGCTCCCATTTTTGTTGCCGACGACAGTGCCGATGTGTGGGCCAATCGTGATCTCTTTTTTGTGGATGAACATGGTCGACCGACCGTGGTTGCCGGTGTACCACCAGACTACTTCAGCGCCACCGGTCAGCGCTGGGGCAATCCTTTGTATCGCTGGGAACGCATGGCCGCCACCGGTTACCGCTGGTGGGTCGCCCGCATGCGCCAGGCCTTCACGCTCTACGACATCTTGCGCCTCGACCATTTTCGCGGTTTTGAAGCCTATTGGGAAGTACCGGCGAGTGCACCGACTGCGGTAGATGGGCGCTGGGTAGCAGGGCCGGGGGCCGACCTCTTCAACGTCTTGCAGGCCGAGCTGGGAACACTTCCCATCATCGCCGAAGACCTTGGTTTGATTACCCCTGAAGTTGAAGCCCTCCGCCAGGCATTTGAACTACCCGGCATGAAGGTGCTCCAGTTCGCCTTCGGGTATGATCCGGCCAATCCTTACCTACCCCACAACTACACCCCGAATTATGTCGTCTATACCGGCACGCACGACAATGATACGACGATTGGCTGGTTTGCCACCCTCGATCCGGCTACCCGTGCGGCAGTGTTGACCTACCTTGGCCGTACTGAAGAGACGATTGATATTGCCTGGGATTTGATGCGCCTGGGCATGATGTCTGTTGCTAACTATGCAATTACGCCATTGCAAGACGTTTTGCGTCTGGGATCAGAGGCGCGCATGAACACCCCCGGTCGATTGGGTGGTAACTGGGCATGGCGCTTTTCGGCTGAAGCGCTCAGCGCAGAACTGGCCGACAGATTGCGTCAACTTACATTTATCTACCGCCGACTTCAGCCGGCAAACACCTGACCATCTTCAACCCGATAGCGACGGACAGCAGCCAGGAAATCGGCACTGAAATCGCTGAGATCGGTAGCGGTAAGCAGCGTCTGCTGATCGGGATGATGGATCAAGGCAAGGAGATGGGCGCGGCGCTGAGCATCAAGCTCACTCAATACATCATCGAGCAGCAGCACCGGTGCTTCACCGCTGCGCCGTCGCATCAAACCGGCCTCACCAATCTTCAACGCCAGCGCAATCGAACGCTGCTGACCACGGGAACCGTAGCGACCGAGATTGATCCCGGCCACCGTGAAGATCAGATCGTCGCGATGAGGGCCGCAGAGGGTCTGACCACGGGCCAGTTCATCACTGCGTTGGGCTGCAAACGCCAGCAGCAAGCGCTCGGCCAGGCCGCCGGCATCTCTTGCAGTTCCCAGGTCACAACTGGCTGCGTACTCGATCTGCAACCGATCTTCGCCACCGCTCATCTCCTGATAGAGCGGGCCGGCCAGATCATTGAGTTCAACAATTGCGCGTAACCGTTCGGCCAGCAGATACCCGCCAGCCGCCGCTAGCTCCTGATCCCAATAGGCCAGCTCGGCATCAACGTGGCGTGGCACTCGTCGCTGCTCGCGCCAGGCGCGTAACAAACTGTTTCGTTGCAAGAGTATCTTCTGATAATGCGCTAATGTGCGCACGTAATGCGGATCGAGCTGCGAGAGCGTGATATCGAGGTAACGTCGCCGTTCTGCCGGTGGCCCATCAACCAGCGTCAGATCGGTAGGGGTAAAGAGCACCACCCGCAACTGACCTATCAGATCGATTGCCCGCGCCGGACGCTTATCAATGCGCACCAGCTTTTGCGCACCGTTCAGTGGCTGCCCATCATCGTCTGCCCGTCGTTGTACCAATACCTCCAGGCGCACCGGCCCGATCCGCCGCTCTACATCGGCAGCGATACGGGCAAACGGCGGGGTACCCGCCTCTCCCACTGCATCCCAGCGCACCAGTTCACGATCACTACTCAGGCGTGGCGAGCGCGTTGTCGCGAGGTAGAAGATTGCTTCAAGCAAACTCGTTTTGCCGGCGGCATTTGGCCCGTAAAAGAGTGTGGTTGCCGGTGCTAGCGCGAGATCAAGGCGTCGGTAGTTACGGAAATCGCGCAGAAACAGATGGTGAACATACATATATCGGCCATCGCCGCAGGCTACGAGCGCTCACCCAGGCGCAGGTTCCGCAGCGCCTGAAGATTGGCACAGCCGCTACAAAACATAGCCACCCGCAGTTCGCGGATAAATGCCCCCAACCCTTCAATCACCGCCTCAGCTCCCCGCTCATTGATGGCATCGAAAAGTGCCGGACGGGCAGTACCGGCCAGATCGGCACCCAGCGCAATCGCCTTCGCAACATCCACCCCACTCCGCACGCCACCTGAAGCAATGAGCGTCACATCGGGTAACGCGGCGCGCACCTCACGTATACACTCGGTTGTCGGCAACCCCCAATCGGCAAAAGCACTCGCCACACGGCGCCCGGTGTCGTTTGGTTGCCGGAAGCGTTCAACTTCACTCCAACTGGTACCACCAGCCCCCGCCACATCGATAATGCGCACCCCTACCTCGTAGAGCCGGATCGCATCAGCGGCACCGATACCATTACCAACCTCTTTCACGATAACCGGTACTTCCAATCGCCGACAAACCTCTTCGATCCTGGCCAACAGTCCTTTAAAATTGACATCTCCCTCGGGCTGGACAGCTTCCTGAAGTGGATTGAGATGCAAAATCAGCGCATCAGCCTCAATCATCTCCACTGCCCGACGGCAATGATCAACAGTAAAGCCATAATTGAGCTGCACAGCGCCAACATTTGCCAGCAAGGGAATATGCGGCGCAACTCGCCGTACCTGGTAGGTAGAGGCAAGCCGGGGATCCATTACTGCGGCCCGCTGCGAGCCAACTCCCATCGGCAAACCGAGATACTCAGCAGCTTCGGCCAGCGCCAGATTAATCTTTTCAGCACTGGCTGTACCACCGGTCATCGAACTGATCAACAACGGTGCGGCAATGGGCTTACCCAGAAACGTTGTGCGGGTATCAACCTCGTTAAGATCAAGCTCAGGCAAGGCACGGTGCGGGAGACGATACGCAGCAAACCCGGTAACGATACCCTTGGCAGCCACATCCTCATGTAACACAATGCGAATATGATCGATCTTGCGCGACTCAGTTTTATCGTCACCGGGCATAGCAAACTCCTGTTGCAGGGAGGGGAAAGGAAACCATTGTTTTTTCCCCTTTAGAGCGATCATACCAACAAAAAGGAGGAGCGTCAAACAAGCGGGCCGTGGAGCAACTGGTTCCCAATGACAGGGATTGACCCGGTATGGCTTGCGAGAGTGCCATAGTTCCTTATACGAAGGATAACACGCGATTACACCGAAACATCGGAAGAATATTATTCACCACCATAACCAGAGATGTTACGAAAGACAATATTCTCTACACCCAGTCTTATCTGGTTTAAACACAATAGAGATGGTATAGTAGATATGGGCTTTATAATGAAAGGCAGCCAGGAAAACACGCTATGAATCTCAACGACAACTCAACAGACAGCCTGCTTGCTGAGTGTATAGCACAACGTGATCGTTTACGACGCATTATCGAAACGACCAATCTTCTGGTAGTAGAAATAGATGCCGGCGGGCGAATCACCTACATCAATCCGGCCTGTCAGCGATACTTTGGGGTGACTCCTGAAGAGTGTCTTCAGCAAATTGCCTGGACATTCATTCACCCTGAAGAGCAAGATCAGGCAAGAGAGCACTTTCGTGCGTTGATCGCTCAACAACAACCCTCTGACACATTTGAAAGCCGACTTCTCCTCCGCGATGGTTCTATCCTGCATTTGCGCTGGACCATTGCCATTCACTACACCGACAACGGTCAGTTCTCATCACTCACTGCCATTGCTCACGATATCGACCAGCTTCATCACATGCGCACAAGGCAGCAACTGCAAGAAGAAGAACTACAAACCTTTAAACTCCTGGTCGAACTTGCCCCTGATGGTATTGCCATCGCCGATACGCAATTGCGTATGACATATACCAACCAGGCTTTTTGCACCATGCTTGGCTACGAGTCACTGATTGGAAAAACTGTCGTTGACATCACCTATCCCGATGATCACCAGCAACTGGCAGACATCGCCAAAACATTGCAGCAGGGGCAGACCGTTCACACAACGATTCGCTATGTGCGTAGCGATGGATCACTCATAACGGTACAGGCTTCCGCACTTGGCTTGTACAACCGTGACGGTCAACTGACCGGCTTTGCGTCAATTAACCGCGATGTGACGGCTCAGATAGAGGCTGAAGAAGAACTGCGACAAAGCGAACAGCGAAACCGGACACTACTGGCTGCCATGCCCGATCTCATGTTCTTGCTCAGCAGCGATGGTGTCTTCCTCAATTACAAGCCTGATCCTACCGGTCGCCTGCTGGTACCCCCTGAAATGTTCCTCAACCGCCATGTGACTGAGGTGCTGCCACCTGAACTCGCCACACAAATCCTGCAGCGAATCGACGCCCTCAAGCGTAGTGGCGAGATGCAGACGTTCGAGTACCAGATTGAGATTGACAACCAGGTTGAGGTGTACGAAGCCCGCATGGTCTTGCTGCAAGATAACGTCATGGTGCTTTCCCGCAATATTACTGCCCAACGTCAGGCCGAACGCGAACGAGCAGCCATGCAAGAGCAGATAATTCAGGCGCAACAGGCCACGTTGCGCGAACTGAGTACGCCGCTCATGCCAATTGCTGACGGTGTGGTGGCGATGCCGCTGATTGGAGCCATCGACTCAGCACGGGCCCAACAAATTATGGAAAGTTTGCTGTACGGCGTGGCCGAATACAAGGCACGGGTCGCCATTATTGATATTACCGGCGTGAAAGTCGTTGATACGCAGGTTGCCGGAGCGTTGATTCGCGCGGCGCAGGCGGCCAGAATGCTGGGTGCTAAAGTGGTCTTAACCGGAATTAGTCCTGAAATTGCTCAGACGTTGGTGCATATCGGCGCTGACTTAGGTGCGATGAAGACAAAGGCTACCCTGCAAGAAGGTATTCGCTACGCATTGGCGGGCAAGCAATGAGCGGCAGATTGCTACTCTGCCGCTCGTGAAAGCCATTGCGGTGCTGCTCAACGGCGGGGAAGG
This genomic window from Chloroflexus aurantiacus J-10-fl contains:
- the malQ gene encoding 4-alpha-glucanotransferase, with amino-acid sequence MTTTNGSPVQVRGFGLQRASGILLHPSSLPGPWGIGDLGPMAYRFVDFLVAAGQSLWQVLPLGPTGYGDSPYQCFSAFAGNPLLISLDDIIEQGLLTIEEARATLSRLPADRVDYGALIPAKQSLLRRSFERFQSGHGAHLRPDYQRFCEANAEWLTDYAQFMAIKESQGGVSWHDWRPDLRDRKPAALGQARHELATTIAYHQYLQFLFFRQWQSLKAYANQQGVLIIGDAPIFVADDSADVWANRDLFFVDEHGRPTVVAGVPPDYFSATGQRWGNPLYRWERMAATGYRWWVARMRQAFTLYDILRLDHFRGFEAYWEVPASAPTAVDGRWVAGPGADLFNVLQAELGTLPIIAEDLGLITPEVEALRQAFELPGMKVLQFAFGYDPANPYLPHNYTPNYVVYTGTHDNDTTIGWFATLDPATRAAVLTYLGRTEETIDIAWDLMRLGMMSVANYAITPLQDVLRLGSEARMNTPGRLGGNWAWRFSAEALSAELADRLRQLTFIYRRLQPANT
- the fni gene encoding type 2 isopentenyl-diphosphate Delta-isomerase, encoding MPGDDKTESRKIDHIRIVLHEDVAAKGIVTGFAAYRLPHRALPELDLNEVDTRTTFLGKPIAAPLLISSMTGGTASAEKINLALAEAAEYLGLPMGVGSQRAAVMDPRLASTYQVRRVAPHIPLLANVGAVQLNYGFTVDHCRRAVEMIEADALILHLNPLQEAVQPEGDVNFKGLLARIEEVCRRLEVPVIVKEVGNGIGAADAIRLYEVGVRIIDVAGAGGTSWSEVERFRQPNDTGRRVASAFADWGLPTTECIREVRAALPDVTLIASGGVRSGVDVAKAIALGADLAGTARPALFDAINERGAEAVIEGLGAFIRELRVAMFCSGCANLQALRNLRLGERS
- a CDS encoding ABC transporter ATP-binding protein; translation: MRITVEHLTKRFGSVLANNRLTISFAAGQIHGVLGENGAGKSTLMKLLSGYMQPDEGQILFDGVPSRLCGPADALKAGVGMVHQEPLDVPAFSVLENLLCAAPRGVFSSRRAAQTALLELAERLGFAVDPAARLDQLTIGQRQQIEIMRLLLCGAQVLILDEPTTGITAAQTRALFAALRQIAAEGRTILFVSHKLEEVAELCDTVTVLRNGEVVPPGQLPMPQPQEYLLALMFGDAGASSAVYRPLPAITAPPVWELRQVTVRSGSLQIHDLNHTFAAGRIIGLAGLDGSGQQVLLRLLAGQITPERGQVLVNGRDLTGAGSLAFRQAGIEYLPADRLHDGMIGAFSLTDHFALLQRNGMIVDRRSAEELARQAIADYQIKATPITPIAALSGGNQQRAMLALVPPNARGILAEQPTRGLDVASARAIWGRLQARRDAGCCVVFASPDLDEIMEYSDEVIVCFAGRIGPPMPRALLSSGRLAELIGGVGFEALVEAV
- the recF gene encoding DNA replication/repair protein RecF (All proteins in this family for which functions are known are DNA-binding proteins that assist the filamentation of RecA onto DNA for the initiation of recombination or recombinational repair.); the encoded protein is MYVHHLFLRDFRNYRRLDLALAPATTLFYGPNAAGKTSLLEAIFYLATTRSPRLSSDRELVRWDAVGEAGTPPFARIAADVERRIGPVRLEVLVQRRADDDGQPLNGAQKLVRIDKRPARAIDLIGQLRVVLFTPTDLTLVDGPPAERRRYLDITLSQLDPHYVRTLAHYQKILLQRNSLLRAWREQRRVPRHVDAELAYWDQELAAAGGYLLAERLRAIVELNDLAGPLYQEMSGGEDRLQIEYAASCDLGTARDAGGLAERLLLAFAAQRSDELARGQTLCGPHRDDLIFTVAGINLGRYGSRGQQRSIALALKIGEAGLMRRRSGEAPVLLLDDVLSELDAQRRAHLLALIHHPDQQTLLTATDLSDFSADFLAAVRRYRVEDGQVFAG
- a CDS encoding PAS domain S-box protein, with translation MNLNDNSTDSLLAECIAQRDRLRRIIETTNLLVVEIDAGGRITYINPACQRYFGVTPEECLQQIAWTFIHPEEQDQAREHFRALIAQQQPSDTFESRLLLRDGSILHLRWTIAIHYTDNGQFSSLTAIAHDIDQLHHMRTRQQLQEEELQTFKLLVELAPDGIAIADTQLRMTYTNQAFCTMLGYESLIGKTVVDITYPDDHQQLADIAKTLQQGQTVHTTIRYVRSDGSLITVQASALGLYNRDGQLTGFASINRDVTAQIEAEEELRQSEQRNRTLLAAMPDLMFLLSSDGVFLNYKPDPTGRLLVPPEMFLNRHVTEVLPPELATQILQRIDALKRSGEMQTFEYQIEIDNQVEVYEARMVLLQDNVMVLSRNITAQRQAERERAAMQEQIIQAQQATLRELSTPLMPIADGVVAMPLIGAIDSARAQQIMESLLYGVAEYKARVAIIDITGVKVVDTQVAGALIRAAQAARMLGAKVVLTGISPEIAQTLVHIGADLGAMKTKATLQEGIRYALAGKQ
- a CDS encoding BMP family lipoprotein; its protein translation is MRVRVVHWPLLVLVLFSLLVAACGTQPAAQPTAGPAEPTSAAGEEFTFGMVLVGPINDGGWNQAHYEAAQYVVEKLPGVKFIYIDKVNPADRPNVKVEQAIEELIGQGARLIITNSAEFADGTNVAAAAHPEVAFIHASGDKVLTGEAPANVRNLMGRMEYGKMIAGCAAALTTEAGRLAYLGPLIDPETRRLVNSTYLGARYCWENYRGRSADDLAFKVTWIGFWFNIPGVTLDPTKVANDFINEGYDVILSGIDTTEAIVEANKATQAGKRVFAVPYDFKGACAQGEAVCLGVPYFNWGPDYKRLVELARAGQWEPAWEWVGPNWSNLNDPDTSMIGFVKGPALSAENAAKLDEFIAKLADGSLNLFTGPLYYQDGSVFVPEGQVADDKTIWYTSQLLAGIEGQSAP